The proteins below are encoded in one region of Deltaproteobacteria bacterium:
- the cobO gene encoding cob(I)yrinic acid a,c-diamide adenosyltransferase has translation MSARISRSVRRIPDKKRNGLVLVLTGDGKGKTTSCLGMAVRAVGYGMRIVMIQFIKGSLHYGELDGAKRLAPEFELVPMGKGFVGIMGDTLDFSEHAAAAGKALAAAREKMLSGKYDIVILDEVNVALHLRLIPLEDVLSLIREKPDTVHLILSGRNAHEEVMRAAHLVTEMRNVKHPYDVGIEAEKGIDY, from the coding sequence ATGAGCGCCCGCATATCCCGATCGGTGAGACGGATACCCGACAAGAAGCGAAACGGTCTTGTCCTGGTGCTTACGGGGGACGGCAAAGGCAAGACCACTTCCTGCCTGGGAATGGCGGTGCGGGCGGTCGGTTACGGCATGCGCATCGTAATGATCCAGTTCATAAAAGGCTCGCTCCACTACGGAGAGCTCGACGGGGCGAAGCGGTTGGCTCCGGAATTCGAGCTGGTCCCGATGGGAAAGGGGTTCGTAGGCATCATGGGGGACACCCTGGACTTCTCCGAGCATGCCGCCGCCGCCGGGAAGGCGCTTGCCGCCGCCCGCGAGAAAATGCTGTCAGGAAAGTACGACATCGTTATCCTGGACGAGGTCAACGTTGCGTTGCACCTTCGGCTGATTCCGCTCGAAGACGTGCTCTCGCTCATCCGTGAGAAACCGGATACGGTCCACCTGATCCTTTCCGGACGGAACGCCCACGAGGAAGTGATGCGGGCGGCCCACCTCGTAACCGAGATGCGCAATGTAAAGCATCCATACGACGTCGGAATCGAGGCGGAAAAAGGGATCGACTATTAA